From one Streptomyces sp. NBC_01478 genomic stretch:
- a CDS encoding DUF7848 domain-containing protein, producing the protein MSRSVFRYVSYTTRQDPTVEPEYSAYCVAGDEEACGAQSEKHDNPTDVDDWMRGHMKETGHMHFRRRFDDFAELTVQGFPAGLEPARVERVRA; encoded by the coding sequence GTGAGTCGCAGCGTCTTTCGGTACGTGTCCTACACGACTCGTCAGGACCCCACCGTTGAACCCGAGTATTCCGCGTACTGCGTGGCCGGTGACGAAGAAGCCTGCGGGGCCCAATCCGAAAAGCACGACAACCCCACCGACGTTGACGACTGGATGAGAGGGCATATGAAGGAGACCGGGCACATGCATTTCAGGCGCCGGTTCGACGACTTCGCGGAGTTGACCGTTCAGGGTTTTCCGGCCGGTCTTGAACCGGCCCGTGTCGAGAGGGTGAGGGCATGA